Proteins encoded within one genomic window of Prauserella marina:
- a CDS encoding response regulator — translation MTIRVVLADDQALVRAGFRVLLDTEDGFTVVGEAADGAQAVALAREHRPDVVVMDVRMPGVNGLEATRLIAEDPELAGVKVLVLTTFDVDTYVYEALRGGASGFLLKDTDPVDLLRALRVVAEGEALLAPTVTRRLIAEFVGRPENRRIDPAAIRDITEREREVLALVAGGLTNDEIAGELVISTATARTHVSRIMTKLSARDRAQLVVLAYESGLVKPGR, via the coding sequence ATGACGATTCGCGTGGTGCTGGCCGACGACCAGGCACTCGTCAGAGCCGGCTTCCGGGTGCTGCTCGACACCGAGGACGGCTTCACCGTCGTCGGTGAAGCCGCCGACGGCGCGCAAGCGGTCGCGCTCGCTCGCGAACACCGCCCCGACGTGGTCGTGATGGACGTACGGATGCCAGGAGTCAACGGGCTGGAGGCGACGAGACTCATCGCGGAGGACCCCGAACTGGCAGGAGTCAAGGTGCTGGTGCTGACCACGTTCGACGTCGACACCTACGTCTACGAGGCGCTTCGTGGCGGCGCGAGCGGATTCCTGCTCAAGGACACCGACCCGGTCGACCTGCTCAGAGCGCTGCGGGTCGTCGCCGAAGGCGAGGCGCTGCTCGCGCCGACCGTCACGAGGCGACTGATCGCCGAGTTCGTCGGCAGACCGGAGAACCGCCGGATCGACCCGGCCGCGATTCGCGACATCACCGAACGGGAGCGCGAAGTACTCGCGCTCGTCGCGGGCGGTCTCACCAACGACGAGATCGCGGGCGAACTCGTGATCTCGACGGCAACCGCGCGCACGCACGTCAGCCGCATCATGACCAAACTGTCCGCGCGCGACCGCGCACAGCTCGTCGTCCTGGCCTACGAATCAGGGCTGGTCAAGCCCGGCAGGTGA
- a CDS encoding sensor histidine kinase, producing MTDVLGALALSVFVIGITTVAAIHQPEANSLWIGGYALLAGAALPLLVRGKYPLIVFAVSIVCTLIYYWTGYPGGPAILLPALALYTLTTVRGVLVAGIAGATVLVASYIAFVASGRGWLPGAPSAGFVAGIAAVIGIGAAVRSRKAATKANREQREEHERRLAEQERLRIAREVHDVVAHSLAMINVQAGVAAHVADRRPEQAKEALRNIKSASAEALADLRATLAVLRSADATAPAPSLRMLDELLDHARAAGFAVTVHGESGELPAPVDAAAYRILQESLTNVARHADNARAVEIRFERADGELTLVVRDDGEPPRSPKPGNGLRGMRERVDALGGKVEAGPSTEGTGFQVTAVLPVEG from the coding sequence ATGACCGACGTACTCGGTGCGCTCGCGCTGAGTGTCTTCGTCATCGGTATCACGACGGTCGCCGCGATACACCAGCCGGAAGCGAACTCACTGTGGATCGGCGGCTACGCGTTGCTCGCCGGTGCCGCACTGCCGCTGCTCGTGCGCGGGAAATACCCACTGATCGTCTTCGCGGTGTCGATCGTGTGCACGTTGATCTACTACTGGACCGGGTACCCCGGCGGCCCGGCGATTCTGCTTCCCGCGCTCGCGCTCTACACGCTCACCACGGTGCGAGGGGTGCTGGTCGCCGGTATCGCGGGAGCGACGGTACTGGTCGCGAGCTACATCGCCTTCGTAGCCTCCGGCAGGGGCTGGCTACCCGGCGCTCCCTCGGCCGGCTTCGTCGCCGGTATCGCGGCCGTCATCGGTATCGGCGCGGCGGTGCGGAGCAGGAAAGCCGCGACCAAGGCGAACCGCGAGCAGCGTGAAGAGCACGAACGGCGACTGGCCGAGCAGGAACGCCTGCGGATCGCTCGCGAGGTGCACGACGTCGTCGCCCACAGCCTTGCGATGATCAACGTGCAGGCCGGGGTCGCCGCACACGTCGCAGACCGGAGGCCGGAGCAGGCGAAAGAGGCACTGCGCAACATCAAGTCGGCGAGCGCGGAAGCACTCGCCGACCTGAGGGCGACGCTCGCCGTCCTGCGCTCAGCCGATGCGACGGCACCCGCGCCCAGCCTGCGCATGCTCGACGAGTTGCTCGATCACGCGCGAGCGGCCGGATTCGCGGTAACGGTCCACGGCGAAAGCGGAGAACTGCCCGCTCCCGTCGACGCGGCGGCCTACCGCATCCTCCAGGAGTCGCTGACCAACGTGGCCAGGCACGCGGACAACGCCCGTGCCGTCGAGATCAGGTTCGAGCGGGCCGACGGCGAGCTGACCCTCGTCGTCCGGGATGACGGCGAACCGCCACGGTCGCCGAAACCGGGCAACGGTCTTCGGGGAATGCGCGAGCGCGTGGACGCACTCGGTGGGAAGGTCGAAGCGGGCCCCTCCACCGAGGGCACCGGGTTCCAGGTCACGGCTGTCCTACCGGTCGAGGGATGA